TGGCCACCTGGAGACGCTGGCGACGTTCTACAACGCCGACGTCGTGGTGGTCGATCTGAGCGTGCGGACGCAGCAGAGTACGCTCTGCTACCAGCTGGGCGTGCGCGAGAGCTTCGAGATGAACGAGAACATCGTCATCTACAACGACACCGAGAACGAGGCGACGCTGCGGATGAAGATCTCGTGCGGCAACTATCAGTTCGTGTCGTACCGGTTGCACGAGAGCGGCAACGTGATCATCACCAGCCCGCTGAAGGGCATCAGCGAGGATCTGGCGGGACAGCATCTGACGGTGGCGGCGCCACAGCTGGCACcaggtcagcagcagcagcagggggGCATGGGCGCACCGCCGGCACCGCAGCACACGACTGCCATCACGCTGCTGACGGCACTGCGCAAGCTGTTCCAGGACGTGGAGATCCAGTCGAAGGCGCACCTGCGCGAGAAGTTTCTGGCGGACCTGCGGAGCGCCCGGGACCAGCACGCCGGCAACGTGGAGGAGCTGCAGCGCACGCTACGCAACATGCGCAAACGGCTCGACGACCCGCACGTGCTGTCGAAGGAGATCGTGCAGACGTACATGCTGTCGCTGCGGGACGTGCAGGACTACGACGCGATGGTGCAGCTGGTCGACGACCTGCAGACGGTGCCGAACAAGCAGAACTACATCAACACCGGGCATATGCACTACCTGTACGCGTTCGCGCTCAACCGGCGCAATAAGAAGGGCGACCGGGATCGGGCGCTCAGCACGTGCACGAAGGCGCTCGAGAAGAAGGAGAACCACTTCCCGGACATGCTGTGCCTGTACGGGCGCATCTACAAGGACATGTTCGTCGAGTCGGCGCACCAGGACCGGGAGAGCCTGAAGAACGCCATCATCTGGTACCGGAAGTCGTTCGAGGTGCAGCCGAACGAGTTCGCCGGCATCAACCTGGCGACGCTGCTCGTGATCGACGGCAAGGACTTCGGCGACAGCGAGCTGCAGTACATCGGCATGAAGCTGAACAATCTGATCGGCAAGAAGGGCTCGCTGGCGCAGATCAAGGACTACTGGAACGTGGCGACGTTCTTCGAGATCTCGGTGCTGGCGGAGAACTACGCCAAGGCGATCCAGGCGGCGGAGTGCATGTTCAAGCTGCGCCCGCCCAAGTGGTACCTGAAGTCGACCATCGGCAACATCACGCTCATCGACATTGCCCGCAAGCGCACCGACGAGGCGGGCGGGGGTGGGGGTGGCGGTGGGGCGAGCATCGAGCGGCAGATCTTCCAGTTCTGGATGGAGTTCTTCTTCGAGGCGACGGCAGCGGAACCGTCCAGCACGGTGCGCTTCCCGATACTCATTCTCGAGCCGCAGAAGATCTACATGCCGAGCTACGTGTCGATCCACATGGACGCGGAGCAGAAGTCGATCGACATCACCAACATCTGCCAGCTGCACGCGAAGGGCCACTGCCTGAAGCTGCACGACTTCAACTTCCTCGCCAGCCAGATCAAGTCGGTCAGCCTGTACAAGCGGGACGAGCGGTGCGCCTACCTGTACGTGCACCAGAACTCGGACGACTTCCAGATGTTCTTCCCGTCGGTGCAGTGCCGGCAGACGTTCTACGACCTCATCCTGCAGATGACGGCCGACCAGGGTTCGGGCTTCATCGACCTTTCGTCGGCCGAGACGACGGCGGACGAGCTGAAGTACGAGTACGAGACGGACGACCAGTCGCGGCGCATTATCCTCGGCAAGGGCACGTACGGTGTGGTgtatgcggcccgcgacctcACCACGCAAGTGAAGATCGCCGTAAAGGAGGTGCCCGAGCGCAACACACACGACGTGCAGCCGCTGCACGAGGAGATCAAGCTGCACTCGCAGCTGCGCCACCGCAACATCGTCCAGTACTGGGGCTCCAAGTCGGAGGACAACTTTTTCAAGATCTTCATGGAGCAggtgccgggcgggtcgctgtCGGCACTGCTGCGCTCCAAGTGGGGCCCGCTCAAGGACAACGAAACCACCATCGCGTTCTATTCGCGCCAGATACTCGAGGGCCTCAAGTACCTGCACGACCAGAAGATCGTCCACCGCGACATCAAGGGCGACAACGTGCTGGTGAACACGTACAGCGGCGTGGTGAAGATCTCCGACTTTGGCACGTCGAAGCGGCTGGCCGGCATCAATCCGGCGACGGAAACGTTCACCGGCACGCTGCAGTACATGGCGCCGGAGGTGATCGACCAGGGCGTGCGCGGGTACGGGCCGGCGGCCGACATCTGGTCGTTCGGTTGCACCGTCGTCGAGATGGCGACCGGCAAGCCGCCCTTCATCGAGCTCGGCTGCCCGCAGGCGGCCATGTTCAAGGTGGGCTTCTACAAGTCGCACCCCAACATCCCGGAGGAGCTCTCTACGGTGGCGAAAAACTTCATCCTGCGCTGCTTCGAGGTGAACGTGGACAAGCGGGCCACCGCCAGCGAGCTGCTCGACGATCCTTTCATCTGCGAGTACGTCGACGACCCTTTTCCCCGTGCCCAAAACCAACGTGTCTCACGTCTTTCCTCCTCTTCGTTTTAGGAAGCACAAAAAGATGCGACCATCGTTCAGCAGCACTAGCACCATCAGTGGCCTCCCGCCGCCGGTGACGGCCGTCGGCGAGTTTGCCCGCAGCGTCAGCATGCCCGCCGACCGGCTCGTCACGAAAACGCTCACCTCGCAGCAGAGCTCGGCCAGCTGCAATACGCCGACAATTAGCTCGGAAACAGAGTAAGTGCGATGCCGGGGATAAAACTAAACGTTCGTCCGACGATGCTAGCGCCGTATTTGcttgtttgatttctttctaCGTCATTTCTGTTTCTTTAACATTTCTGAACCTTAAATCTGAGATCTCAGGGAACATGTTCTTCACTTGTCATTCGATTAAACCAATTTGAAACCATGATATTCCACTGAAAGCCTTCAATATATCATTCTCTTAAGTGTAGTCATTCATCATAGTAAGTTTACTGTCTAAATTATTAGCTAATTATCAATTAGTCAGCGAAAAGTATCCTTTGCACGATGCTTAACGTGATTTTTGTTCAGAGTTCTTAGAAAGGAAATAACAATACCGTAGCTAGGAACCTTTTCGAATCGATTGAACAGATCAGATCAAGAAATATGGATGGTGTAAAGTATATATCCTATTGTTTTTATATCGCTAAGACAGGACATGATACAAAATACTCTCTGCAAACGAAAAGGAGTGAAAAGAATTGTTTTTAAGTGGTTAGAACTTTCTCTCACATTCTAAACAATGTTTGACCATTCGAACGAATTAGAATTAGTTCGTAATATTTGCTTTGCTAGAGAAATGAAAAGTCAATTGGAATAGGTGGTATTGTGGAAAAACTCGATAGCAATTCAGAATTTATCAACATTAATATCAAGCACACATCCTTTAAAGAACTGTCAGCTCAAATTGATCATTACATTTACATTATCCTGTTTACGTTACAAATAGTTCCGTTAGTCTCACTCTCGATGTAACTTCATACCCGTGAAAGATTTTCTGcctacttttaaagttgtttacaTATATATGAAGGCTTTAGGCATCGATGAAGAAAGGTTCATATCTCAATCTTTTTCGTTGCCGATGCGTATTTTGTGTGCTTCTATAGAATCTTAACATTATTACAAACCATCCAATGTCGTTTGAAGCTTTTAAACTAAtatgtttcatttaattatcgTCGTTTCGTCGAATCAATACTAAACGGTCTGAACGATTCCAATTAATGGTCCTAGCGCCATCAACCATTTGCTTGCTTTAGCCGCCCaggatatgttttttttctcttgcgtTACTCAATTCCGCCATTGTATCTTCATTTCAATTAATCCCtgcttccgtttgttttttttctcttctttttctctGTTCTTATTTTATGTCGTTACATGTTTTCTTCATTGCCGCTGCCACCTTTTTGTGTTCCTATCGACCCGTTTCCGTTGTTGCATCTGAATATGATAAACActcacacgaaaaaaaaacacacatacatacatacaaacacacaacaaacaacaacattgaacGGCTCATTGTTTGATCGCAATCAATTATCTGCGTTCGCGCGCCACAATTGTATTTACTCGCtgcgtgtctgtgtgtgtgtgtgtatgtgtatttgatttgattgattcGTTCTATCGTTTTGCGTGACAATTTCGCCTCGATGTTCGATGTTGCTTttactatgttttttttgcaaaccaacATTTTGCATCTCGCCGACAATGACCCGACTCCGAAACTCCATGGGATATGCAAACTGCAAAACCCAATTCGGACCCGATCCCGGCAACATCGCAACAAACGGCATTTGCAATCGAATATCGAATTACATTGTACGCTACAATGCACCGTGTAATGCTCATCctgaaacaataaacaattacAAACACACATGCGTACCAAatatacacacatacgcacaccaACAGTACTGCTAGCTCGTCGCCAGTTGGGAAAGCCGCAACCACATCCACCCTCACCTTCACCGCCACCCACCGGTCGGTTGCGCTACGGAAGAGCAAGCAGCCGTTCTCGCTGACGCCAATCAAAATGCCGAAGCAAGGTCTCAACAGCATCGGGTAAGTGATGATGTGTGGCACCGGTGGCCCCGTCGACCCCCCCGCTGCAACCCTCCCGACACCGAGTTCCGACCCGTTTTCCAGTCATTCCATGCCACATTAAGAACGCTGGTCGCTAGCATATGTGTGTCGGTACGGTGCTTGTATTTCGGCTCGCATCCATTCCTTTGCTAGGAGAGGACATTCTTGATGCACTTCCttgcgttgtgtgtgtgtgtgtttgtcgacAAATGACCCTCTAGCACCCGCTCATAtgtaattgtttgttttgtttattttgttttaggaACCTGGCGGAAACACCGTCGTTGGAGATCGAAGCAGCGGAGCAGACGCCGACGGCATTCCAGCTAAACCGCCGCAGCTCATCGGGCGGGCTGCTGTCACCGGAGGTTCGCAAACGTTTGTCTCGTTGGAGGTTTCAAGAAGCGTTCGCTAACGAGGTTCCGGTTCTTTGCAGGTTGACCTGGCGACGTCGACCTCGAGCAAGTCGCCGCTGGTGGGTGATGCGAGCGAAAGCGACGGCTTTTACCTGCTGAAGAAGGACTCGCAGCGGCGCACCACGCTCGACAAGGTGCTGTCGCACGACGTGGCCAAGATCTGCGAGGTGTGGCTCGGGCGCATCGAGTACGACCGGAAGGAGAAGGTGGTGATAACGCGCGCCCACCTCGAGACGCTGCTCGTTGCGCTGCGCAAGTACATCGCCGAGCAGCGCAAGGAGACGCTCGAGCAGGCGATCGCGCAGCTGAAGGAGCAGCTCGACTTCGACTCGACCGCGATCGACCACCTGCATCT
This region of Anopheles coustani chromosome X, idAnoCousDA_361_x.2, whole genome shotgun sequence genomic DNA includes:
- the LOC131269130 gene encoding mitogen-activated protein kinase kinase kinase 15 isoform X1, which gives rise to MDESDTHVTVVAPGIKTGGSMSNLSDISGSTAVAAAASGHGGHPSRPRMDIAVVIDCEQSAFLSHRKAALEEVRQACGQVGANLQLLQFEVLDFGHLETLATFYNADVVVVDLSVRTQQSTLCYQLGVRESFEMNENIVIYNDTENEATLRMKISCGNYQFVSYRLHESGNVIITSPLKGISEDLAGQHLTVAAPQLAPGQQQQQGGMGAPPAPQHTTAITLLTALRKLFQDVEIQSKAHLREKFLADLRSARDQHAGNVEELQRTLRNMRKRLDDPHVLSKEIVQTYMLSLRDVQDYDAMVQLVDDLQTVPNKQNYINTGHMHYLYAFALNRRNKKGDRDRALSTCTKALEKKENHFPDMLCLYGRIYKDMFVESAHQDRESLKNAIIWYRKSFEVQPNEFAGINLATLLVIDGKDFGDSELQYIGMKLNNLIGKKGSLAQIKDYWNVATFFEISVLAENYAKAIQAAECMFKLRPPKWYLKSTIGNITLIDIARKRTDEAGGGGGGGGASIERQIFQFWMEFFFEATAAEPSSTVRFPILILEPQKIYMPSYVSIHMDAEQKSIDITNICQLHAKGHCLKLHDFNFLASQIKSVSLYKRDERCAYLYVHQNSDDFQMFFPSVQCRQTFYDLILQMTADQGSGFIDLSSAETTADELKYEYETDDQSRRIILGKGTYGVVYAARDLTTQVKIAVKEVPERNTHDVQPLHEEIKLHSQLRHRNIVQYWGSKSEDNFFKIFMEQVPGGSLSALLRSKWGPLKDNETTIAFYSRQILEGLKYLHDQKIVHRDIKGDNVLVNTYSGVVKISDFGTSKRLAGINPATETFTGTLQYMAPEVIDQGVRGYGPAADIWSFGCTVVEMATGKPPFIELGCPQAAMFKVGFYKSHPNIPEELSTVAKNFILRCFEVNVDKRATASELLDDPFICEKHKKMRPSFSSTSTISGLPPPVTAVGEFARSVSMPADRLVTKTLTSQQSSASCNTPTISSETDTASSSPVGKAATTSTLTFTATHRSVALRKSKQPFSLTPIKMPKQGLNSIGNLAETPSLEIEAAEQTPTAFQLNRRSSSGGLLSPEVDLATSTSSKSPLVGDASESDGFYLLKKDSQRRTTLDKVLSHDVAKICEVWLGRIEYDRKEKVVITRAHLETLLVALRKYIAEQRKETLEQAIAQLKEQLDFDSTAIDHLHLALYSFQDAVITVLRSHNIKPHWMFALDNLVKSAVQAGIMILSPELGANLAGQAVNDDEERDCLDGGGGGGGGLGGGGGPLGGVGGGPGAGGNLAGCGPGGLAPRGRPYYGAGYDECDNYELDLGDDYDAGEEGEEADFGQEKGCGTVRAGERANQGAPHHSTIVGGRKGACYYDAGRCRLPNANLKPSASAATSANRRPTLRDQLALLRAENSRLKEYIIESQNSYHRAFRAVLESGSFARCLTDQLSALMERCLNERPPDAPNEGVGPRPAKDEADLADQTLPENRPAFDNDATGDRRLAGWLTAQGIDRLACRQRILREGFRYDDFLYDLERSDLRRLGLKMGEELRIWSALKRHRKLHPLKRSHSNDDDDDDGNDSDSDAPNNGKYYLNHNSCAVEPVQDGNERTTTVRLGVR
- the LOC131269130 gene encoding mitogen-activated protein kinase kinase kinase 15 isoform X2, yielding MDESDTHVTVVAPGIKTGGSMSNLSDISGSTAVAAAASGHGGHPSRPRMDIAVVIDCEQSAFLSHRKAALEEVRQACGQVGANLQLLQFEVLDFGHLETLATFYNADVVVVDLSVRTQQSTLCYQLGVRESFEMNENIVIYNDTENEATLRMKISCGNYQFVSYRLHESGNVIITSPLKGISEDLAGQHLTVAAPQLAPGQQQQQGGMGAPPAPQHTTAITLLTALRKLFQDVEIQSKAHLREKFLADLRSARDQHAGNVEELQRTLRNMRKRLDDPHVLSKEIVQTYMLSLRDVQDYDAMVQLVDDLQTVPNKQNYINTGHMHYLYAFALNRRNKKGDRDRALSTCTKALEKKENHFPDMLCLYGRIYKDMFVESAHQDRESLKNAIIWYRKSFEVQPNEFAGINLATLLVIDGKDFGDSELQYIGMKLNNLIGKKGSLAQIKDYWNVATFFEISVLAENYAKAIQAAECMFKLRPPKWYLKSTIGNITLIDIARKRTDEAGGGGGGGGASIERQIFQFWMEFFFEATAAEPSSTVRFPILILEPQKIYMPSYVSIHMDAEQKSIDITNICQLHAKGHCLKLHDFNFLASQIKSVSLYKRDERCAYLYVHQNSDDFQMFFPSVQCRQTFYDLILQMTADQGSGFIDLSSAETTADELKYEYETDDQSRRIILGKGTYGVVYAARDLTTQVKIAVKEVPERNTHDVQPLHEEIKLHSQLRHRNIVQYWGSKSEDNFFKIFMEQVPGGSLSALLRSKWGPLKDNETTIAFYSRQILEGLKYLHDQKIVHRDIKGDNVLVNTYSGVVKISDFGTSKRLAGINPATETFTGTLQYMAPEVIDQGVRGYGPAADIWSFGCTVVEMATGKPPFIELGCPQAAMFKVGFYKSHPNIPEELSTVAKNFILRCFEVNVDKRATASELLDDPFICEKHKKMRPSFSSTSTISGLPPPVTAVGEFARSVSMPADRLVTKTLTSQQSSASCNTPTISSETENLAETPSLEIEAAEQTPTAFQLNRRSSSGGLLSPEVDLATSTSSKSPLVGDASESDGFYLLKKDSQRRTTLDKVLSHDVAKICEVWLGRIEYDRKEKVVITRAHLETLLVALRKYIAEQRKETLEQAIAQLKEQLDFDSTAIDHLHLALYSFQDAVITVLRSHNIKPHWMFALDNLVKSAVQAGIMILSPELGANLAGQAVNDDEERDCLDGGGGGGGGLGGGGGPLGGVGGGPGAGGNLAGCGPGGLAPRGRPYYGAGYDECDNYELDLGDDYDAGEEGEEADFGQEKGCGTVRAGERANQGAPHHSTIVGGRKGACYYDAGRCRLPNANLKPSASAATSANRRPTLRDQLALLRAENSRLKEYIIESQNSYHRAFRAVLESGSFARCLTDQLSALMERCLNERPPDAPNEGVGPRPAKDEADLADQTLPENRPAFDNDATGDRRLAGWLTAQGIDRLACRQRILREGFRYDDFLYDLERSDLRRLGLKMGEELRIWSALKRHRKLHPLKRSHSNDDDDDDGNDSDSDAPNNGKYYLNHNSCAVEPVQDGNERTTTVRLGVR